A window from Corynebacterium accolens encodes these proteins:
- the rpmI gene encoding 50S ribosomal protein L35: protein MKQKTHKGTAKRIKVTGSGKLRREQANRRHLLEGKPSKRTRRLKGTESVSQPDTKRVKRLLGRA, encoded by the coding sequence ATGAAGCAGAAGACCCACAAGGGCACCGCAAAGCGCATCAAGGTGACCGGTTCCGGCAAGCTGCGCCGCGAGCAGGCAAACCGCCGCCACTTGCTGGAGGGCAAGCCTTCCAAGCGTACCCGTCGCCTCAAGGGCACCGAGTCCGTCTCCCAGCCAGACACCAAGCGCGTCAAGCGCCTGCTCGGTCGCGCTTAA
- the rplT gene encoding 50S ribosomal protein L20, protein MARVKRSVNAKKKRRAILKSAKGYRGQRSRLYRKAKEQWLHSMTYAXRXRRARKSEXRKLWXQRIXAAARXNDXXYNRLIHGLRLAEIEVDRKILAELAVNDFEAFSALCETAKAALPEDVNAPKAA, encoded by the coding sequence GTGGCACGAGTAAAGCGCTCAGTTAACGCAAAGAAGAAGCGTCGCGCGATCCTGAAGTCCGCCAAGGGTTACCGCGGTCAGCGTTCCCGCCTGTACCGTAAGGCTAAGGAGCAGTGGCTGCACTCTATGACTTACGCTTMCCGCGMCCGCCGCGCGCGTAAGTCCGAGTYCCGCAAGCTGTGGAYCCAGCGCATCAMCGCTGCTGCCCGCATRAATGACAYCMCCTACAACCGCCTCATCCACGGGCTGCGCTTGGCCGAGATCGAGGTAGACCGCAAGATCCTCGCCGAGCTTGCCGTCAACGACTTCGAGGCTTTCTCCGCACTGTGCGAGACCGCTAAGGCCGCCCTGCCTGAGGACGTCAACGCACCAAAGGCTGCGTAA
- a CDS encoding TM2 domain-containing protein, whose product MTSPYNCEQPEGNPGSSQFSGQDRPYYSQEFHSGGYPQQGYPQQQYAATGNQKSWVAALLLCFFLGSVGAHNFYTGRTTYAIVQLSLNILGWFTFWFLLGFLFWTVLGIWVFIEFFMILLGVGDYDKDARGVPLKK is encoded by the coding sequence ATGACGAGCCCATATAACTGCGAGCAACCAGAAGGCAACCCTGGTTCAAGTCAATTTTCCGGCCAGGATCGGCCGTATTACTCCCAGGAATTCCACTCTGGTGGCTATCCGCAGCAGGGCTATCCTCAGCAACAATATGCGGCGACTGGTAACCAAAAGTCCTGGGTAGCTGCGTTGCTTCTGTGCTTCTTCTTGGGCAGTGTTGGAGCGCATAACTTCTACACTGGCCGTACAACTTATGCCATCGTGCAGTTGTCGCTGAATATCCTCGGCTGGTTTACCTTCTGGTTCCTGTTGGGCTTCCTTTTCTGGACCGTTCTAGGAATCTGGGTGTTTATTGAGTTCTTCATGATTCTCCTTGGCGTGGGCGATTACGACAAAGACGCACGCGGAGTTCCGCTAAAGAAATAA
- a CDS encoding TrmH family RNA methyltransferase gives MNLDFDSAFTERTPRIVNAAKLHRAASRKKAKQFIIEGENAVDAAVSTGAATDVFVTEKAAERFADIVTACGYMDVYVHPITDKAAKHLADTATTTGIFALCSSSVLWSAGRILNGKPKLISVPVLTSEPGNAGTLIRTSDAMGADGVIFAGETVDPLGSKVVRASAGSLFHVPVARDPNIKDVLGQLRKSGMQIVATAADGEVELADADLSQPTAWLFGNEAHGLGELLEEADMRVRIPLRGSAESLNLATAASICLYESAKAQDQN, from the coding sequence ATGAATTTAGACTTTGACTCGGCCTTTACTGAACGCACTCCGCGCATCGTCAACGCGGCGAAATTGCACCGGGCTGCTAGCCGTAAGAAGGCGAAACAGTTCATCATCGAGGGCGAAAATGCTGTCGACGCCGCAGTATCCACGGGGGCGGCGACGGATGTATTCGTGACGGAAAAGGCTGCAGAGCGCTTCGCGGACATCGTTACGGCTTGCGGGTATATGGACGTTTATGTTCACCCCATTACAGATAAGGCCGCGAAGCACTTGGCCGATACCGCGACGACGACGGGAATTTTTGCCTTGTGCAGTTCTTCCGTCTTGTGGTCTGCGGGAAGGATTCTTAATGGGAAGCCGAAGTTGATTTCGGTGCCGGTGCTTACCTCTGAGCCCGGAAACGCGGGTACGTTGATTAGGACTTCGGATGCGATGGGCGCCGATGGCGTGATCTTTGCAGGCGAGACCGTGGATCCCTTAGGCAGCAAGGTTGTCCGCGCTTCAGCCGGCTCCTTATTCCACGTCCCTGTCGCGCGCGATCCAAATATCAAGGACGTATTGGGTCAGCTGCGCAAGTCTGGCATGCAAATCGTTGCCACAGCCGCGGATGGGGAAGTAGAGCTTGCTGATGCCGACCTCTCCCAACCCACCGCCTGGCTCTTCGGCAATGAGGCTCACGGGCTGGGCGAGCTGCTTGAAGAGGCCGATATGCGGGTACGCATCCCACTGCGGGGGAGCGCGGAGTCACTCAACCTTGCCACCGCGGCCAGCATCTGCTTGTACGAATCCGCCAAGGCGCAGGACCAGAACTAG
- the pheS gene encoding phenylalanine--tRNA ligase subunit alpha, with protein sequence MSDTPQIELTEQALGAAADKAIAAFEAAETLEDLAAARREHLGDNGYXPQARQSLGQIPKDQRKAAGKAVNMARGKMEKRFAQVKEELEQQAREAQLKAETVDVTIPTTRAQTGALHPITSLSERIADIFVGMGWEIADGPEIEAEYFNFDALNFKPDHPARTLQDTFHVGKEGSKQVLRTHTSPVQVRTMLERDVPLYIACPGRVFRTDELDATHTPVFHQMEGLAVDKGLTMAHLRGTLEHLAKVLFGSETTTRMRVNYFPFTEPSAEVDVWFPNKKGGAGWIEWGGCGMVNPNVLRAVGVDPEEYTGFAFGMGLERTLQFRNGLTDMRDMVEGDVRFTLPFGVQA encoded by the coding sequence GTGTCCGATACACCGCAGATCGAATTGACCGAACAGGCCCTCGGGGCCGCGGCCGATAAGGCTATCGCAGCCTTCGAAGCAGCAGAGACCCTAGAGGATCTCGCCGCTGCCCGCCGCGAGCACTTAGGCGATAACGGGTATAYCCCGCAAGCCCGCCAATCCCTCGGCCAAATACCTAAGGATCAACGCAAAGCCGCCGGTAAGGCCGTCAACATGGCCCGCGGCAAGATGGAAAAGCGGTTTGCGCAGGTCAAGGAGGAATTGGAGCAGCAGGCCCGCGAGGCCCAGCTCAAGGCCGAAACCGTCGATGTGACCATTCCTACGACCCGAGCGCAAACGGGTGCGCTGCACCCCATTACGTCCTTATCGGAGCGCATTGCCGATATTTTCGTTGGCATGGGATGGGAAATCGCCGATGGCCCAGAGATTGAGGCCGAGTACTTTAACTTCGATGCCCTGAACTTTAAGCCGGATCACCCAGCGCGCACCCTGCAGGATACGTTCCACGTGGGCAAGGAAGGCTCCAAGCAGGTCCTGCGCACGCACACCTCGCCTGTGCAGGTGCGCACGATGCTCGAGCGCGATGTGCCCTTGTACATCGCCTGCCCAGGGCGCGTTTTCCGTACGGACGAACTGGACGCCACCCACACCCCGGTCTTCCACCAGATGGAGGGCCTTGCCGTGGATAAGGGACTTACCATGGCTCACCTGCGCGGAACGCTCGAGCACCTAGCCAAGGTGCTCTTCGGTTCCGAAACCACGACGCGCATGCGCGTGAATTACTTCCCGTTCACGGAGCCTTCCGCCGAGGTGGACGTCTGGTTCCCCAATAAAAAGGGCGGCGCCGGCTGGATTGAATGGGGCGGTTGCGGAATGGTCAACCCCAACGTGCTGCGCGCGGTAGGCGTTGACCCGGAAGAGTACACGGGCTTCGCGTTCGGCATGGGCCTTGAGCGCACCCTGCAATTCCGCAATGGACTAACCGATATGCGCGACATGGTTGAAGGCGATGTCCGCTTCACCCTGCCCTTTGGCGTACAGGCTTAA
- the pheT gene encoding phenylalanine--tRNA ligase subunit beta translates to MLISQDWVTRILGASNPNWSVSAADMDSGFVRVGFETEGYEPVPETTGPLVIGQVVEIEELTQFKKPIRYCQVNVGQANGTGELQGIICGARNFRLHDYVVVSLPGAELPGGFKIAARETYDHISNGMMCSAAELGLGTQANGIIVLGEEVADMVGEDARPAIGLSDTDFDVNITPDRGYALSARGLSREIASSFDLQFKDVADDPAVAGIDTSAVPEAEGSLINIDLREETKAQRFGVRKVSGIDPQARTPFWMERELMLCGQRSVNVATDVTNYVMLLLGTPMHAFDANEIAGDLTVRNAQEGEKFETLDHVTRELSGEDVVICDDNGIQSLAGVMGGTHSEISDQTTDVYFESAIWDPITVARTSRRHKLSSEASRRFERGVDPALVEVALDIACALLHSIAGGTVEKGRTLVGEIAEPQAIRLRAEKPSEYAGVEYSRETVISRLKEVGCTVEEGSDSVLQVTPATWRTDISMDVDLIEEVLRLEGLEDIPTVLPTPAGGRGLTPTQKRRRAIGHGLAYAGYAEVLPTPFIANDTFDLWGLAADDARRNTVAVQNPLESDKAILATTLLPATLEALGRNVARGRKDLALYGLQQVAFKRAESSPMPSVAQRPGDEVVEELLRTLPEQPLHVATVATGKMEHEGPWGEGRDYTYADAIESARLVARAAGLDIEVEAADHLPWHPGRCAAIKAAGADDIVGYAGELHPQVLEALNLPPRTCAMELDITALPLTERFPAPVLSAFPALHQDIALVVDEDIPAEKVRATVEEGAGDLIESVDLFDIFRGEQLGEGKKSLAFQLQFRAADRTLTDEEVNEHRTTAAELAKQRFGAEMRA, encoded by the coding sequence ATGCTTATTTCCCAAGACTGGGTTACCCGTATCCTTGGCGCCTCCAATCCGAATTGGAGCGTGTCCGCTGCAGATATGGACTCCGGTTTCGTCCGCGTGGGCTTTGAAACCGAAGGATATGAGCCGGTCCCCGAGACTACTGGCCCATTGGTTATTGGCCAGGTCGTAGAAATCGAAGAGCTCACGCAGTTCAAAAAGCCCATCCGGTACTGCCAGGTCAACGTTGGCCAGGCAAATGGCACCGGTGAATTGCAGGGCATTATCTGCGGTGCGCGTAACTTCCGCTTGCACGATTACGTCGTAGTCTCCCTGCCCGGCGCAGAGCTGCCTGGTGGGTTCAAAATCGCGGCGCGCGAAACCTACGATCACATCTCCAATGGCATGATGTGCTCCGCTGCTGAGCTGGGCCTTGGCACGCAGGCAAACGGCATCATCGTCCTGGGTGAGGAAGTCGCGGATATGGTTGGCGAAGATGCTCGCCCAGCTATCGGCCTGTCCGATACCGACTTTGACGTCAACATCACCCCAGACCGCGGATACGCGCTATCCGCCCGTGGTCTCAGCCGCGAAATCGCCTCTTCCTTCGATCTGCAGTTTAAGGACGTCGCCGATGATCCAGCGGTGGCCGGAATCGATACCTCTGCGGTGCCAGAGGCAGAAGGCTCGCTTATCAACATCGATCTACGCGAGGAGACAAAGGCGCAGCGATTTGGCGTGCGCAAGGTAAGCGGCATCGATCCGCAGGCGCGCACGCCATTTTGGATGGAGCGCGAACTCATGCTGTGCGGCCAACGCAGCGTCAATGTGGCAACGGACGTGACCAACTACGTCATGTTGCTTTTGGGCACCCCGATGCATGCCTTTGATGCCAATGAAATCGCGGGCGATCTCACGGTGCGCAATGCACAAGAGGGCGAGAAGTTTGAGACCCTCGATCACGTCACGCGCGAGCTCTCTGGTGAAGACGTGGTCATCTGTGATGACAACGGCATCCAATCGTTAGCCGGTGTTATGGGCGGCACGCACTCAGAGATTTCTGATCAGACCACGGATGTCTACTTCGAATCCGCTATCTGGGATCCCATTACCGTGGCCCGTACCTCTCGCCGCCACAAGCTGTCCTCTGAGGCATCCCGCCGATTTGAGCGCGGCGTCGATCCTGCCCTCGTTGAGGTGGCCCTTGATATTGCGTGCGCGCTATTGCACTCCATTGCGGGCGGAACGGTCGAAAAGGGGCGTACCCTCGTCGGAGAGATAGCCGAGCCCCAAGCCATTCGCTTGCGTGCCGAAAAACCGAGCGAATACGCCGGCGTCGAATACTCCCGCGAGACCGTTATCTCCCGCCTTAAAGAGGTGGGCTGCACGGTCGAGGAAGGATCGGATTCGGTTCTGCAGGTTACGCCCGCGACGTGGCGTACCGATATTTCCATGGACGTTGACCTCATTGAGGAGGTCCTGCGCCTGGAAGGCCTAGAGGATATCCCCACCGTTCTGCCCACGCCGGCTGGCGGTCGCGGTTTGACCCCAACGCAAAAGCGCCGCCGCGCCATTGGCCACGGTTTGGCTTATGCGGGCTATGCAGAGGTTTTGCCCACGCCGTTTATCGCAAACGACACCTTTGATTTGTGGGGCCTTGCGGCTGACGATGCTCGCCGCAATACCGTCGCCGTGCAGAACCCCTTGGAATCTGACAAGGCCATCTTGGCCACGACCTTGCTCCCCGCAACGCTTGAGGCTTTGGGTCGCAACGTAGCTCGCGGACGCAAGGATCTAGCCCTCTATGGCCTGCAGCAAGTAGCCTTCAAGCGCGCAGAATCTTCGCCCATGCCGTCTGTTGCGCAGCGTCCTGGCGATGAAGTGGTAGAAGAACTCCTGCGCACGCTTCCTGAACAGCCCTTGCACGTGGCAACCGTTGCAACCGGCAAGATGGAGCACGAGGGGCCGTGGGGCGAAGGCCGCGATTACACTTACGCGGACGCGATTGAATCCGCGCGTTTGGTGGCCCGCGCCGCTGGCCTGGATATCGAGGTCGAAGCCGCGGACCACCTGCCGTGGCACCCAGGCCGGTGCGCCGCCATCAAGGCGGCAGGAGCCGATGACATCGTGGGCTATGCCGGCGAATTGCACCCGCAGGTGCTTGAGGCCCTCAACCTGCCACCGCGCACGTGCGCGATGGAGCTTGATATCACCGCGCTGCCGCTGACCGAGCGCTTCCCAGCGCCGGTACTGTCGGCATTCCCAGCCTTGCACCAGGACATCGCGTTGGTAGTGGATGAGGATATCCCAGCGGAAAAGGTGCGCGCCACGGTGGAAGAGGGTGCGGGAGACCTCATCGAGTCGGTCGACTTGTTTGATATCTTCCGCGGTGAGCAATTGGGTGAGGGCAAGAAGTCCTTGGCCTTCCAGCTGCAATTCCGCGCTGCGGACCGTACCTTGACCGATGAGGAAGTCAACGAGCACCGCACGACGGCCGCCGAATTGGCCAAGCAGCGATTCGGCGCAGAAATGCGAGCATAG
- the argC gene encoding N-acetyl-gamma-glutamyl-phosphate reductase — MTISVAVAGATGYAGGETLRLLLSHPAYHSGDLRIGSLTGNSQVGQRVAEIMPHLPQLADRVIADTTPEELAGHDVVFLGLPHGHSARLAEQLGDEVTIIDCAADFRLREESDWAAYYGGDYAGQWPYGIPEIPGNRSNLKGTNRVAVPGCFPTAITLGALPAIARELVEPALSVIAITGVSGAGKKASVAQLGAETMGNVKAYKPGGTHRHTPEIVQNLQPFSRDQVSVSFTPVLAPMPRGILATITAELKGGIGKQQVRTAFEEFYADEPFCLVLPEGQQPETQNVVGTNMVHIQAHVDDNSHRLIITAALDNLCKGTAGAAVQCMNLALGWTETLGLPQAAVAP, encoded by the coding sequence ATGACGATTTCAGTAGCAGTGGCAGGGGCCACAGGATACGCCGGCGGTGAGACACTGCGCCTGCTGCTATCCCACCCTGCCTATCACTCCGGTGACCTGCGCATCGGTTCCTTGACGGGAAATTCCCAAGTGGGCCAGCGCGTCGCAGAAATCATGCCGCATCTGCCGCAGCTGGCAGATCGCGTCATTGCTGACACCACGCCCGAAGAGTTAGCCGGACACGACGTCGTCTTCTTGGGCTTGCCGCACGGGCACTCGGCGCGGCTCGCGGAGCAATTAGGCGATGAGGTCACCATCATCGATTGCGCCGCCGACTTTCGGCTGCGCGAGGAGAGCGATTGGGCAGCCTACTACGGCGGGGACTATGCGGGGCAGTGGCCGTACGGTATCCCGGAAATCCCGGGCAATAGGTCGAACCTTAAAGGTACAAACCGGGTCGCCGTGCCTGGTTGTTTCCCCACGGCCATTACCTTGGGGGCGTTGCCCGCCATTGCCCGCGAGCTCGTGGAGCCCGCCCTGTCCGTCATCGCTATTACCGGCGTCTCCGGAGCGGGAAAGAAGGCATCCGTCGCGCAATTGGGCGCGGAGACCATGGGAAACGTCAAGGCCTATAAACCAGGCGGCACCCACCGCCATACCCCGGAAATCGTACAAAACCTGCAACCATTTTCTCGCGACCAGGTATCCGTGAGTTTCACCCCGGTGCTCGCACCCATGCCCCGAGGGATTCTGGCGACGATTACGGCGGAGCTGAAAGGGGGCATCGGCAAGCAGCAGGTGCGCACCGCCTTCGAAGAATTTTATGCAGATGAGCCTTTCTGCCTCGTGCTGCCAGAAGGCCAACAACCGGAAACCCAGAACGTGGTGGGCACGAACATGGTGCATATCCAAGCCCATGTCGATGACAATTCCCACCGCCTCATCATCACCGCGGCGCTCGACAATTTATGCAAGGGTACTGCCGGTGCCGCCGTGCAATGCATGAACCTTGCGCTGGGATGGACAGAAACTTTGGGATTGCCCCAAGCCGCAGTCGCCCCGTAG
- the argJ gene encoding bifunctional glutamate N-acetyltransferase/amino-acid acetyltransferase ArgJ: MTTPGITGPAGFSAGAVKAGIKPSGKSDLALIINEGPRSDAAAVFTRNRVVASPVKVSREAVADGQLRAVVINSGNANACNGAQGDVDARAMVDAVSHGTDIAVKDIAICSTGLIGEPLPMDNALAGIADVVNHVGTTPQHGNDAATAIMTTDTVPKESVYTGDGWSVGAMGKGVGMMAPSLATMLVCITTDAVADAAVLQSSLEKACAQTFNTLDVDGSTSTNDTVIVMSSGASGVQPSEEELDQAILEVCADIADQLQADAEGVTKRVKITVEGTGSDEQALNAARTLGRDNLFKCAMFGSDPNWGRVLAAVGMADADMDPDNISVYFNDQPVCVHSTGAPGARDVDLSGADIDVRVDLGTGGEGTAFVYTTDLSYSYVEINSAYSS; the protein is encoded by the coding sequence ATGACTACACCTGGAATAACCGGGCCCGCCGGATTTAGCGCCGGCGCCGTGAAGGCCGGAATCAAGCCCTCTGGCAAGTCGGACTTGGCATTGATTATCAATGAAGGCCCGCGCTCGGACGCCGCGGCAGTGTTCACGCGCAATCGCGTGGTGGCGTCCCCCGTTAAGGTCTCCCGCGAGGCCGTAGCGGATGGCCAGCTGCGCGCCGTAGTCATCAACTCCGGCAATGCCAATGCGTGCAACGGCGCGCAAGGCGACGTCGATGCACGCGCAATGGTCGATGCCGTATCCCATGGCACGGATATCGCCGTGAAGGATATTGCCATTTGTTCTACCGGGCTCATCGGCGAGCCGCTGCCTATGGACAATGCGCTTGCGGGCATCGCGGACGTAGTCAATCACGTGGGCACGACCCCACAGCACGGCAATGACGCCGCCACTGCGATTATGACCACGGATACCGTTCCTAAGGAATCTGTTTATACGGGTGATGGTTGGTCCGTGGGCGCTATGGGCAAGGGCGTTGGCATGATGGCGCCGTCGCTTGCCACGATGTTGGTCTGCATTACTACCGATGCCGTCGCTGACGCAGCGGTCCTGCAAAGCTCGCTGGAGAAGGCCTGCGCACAGACGTTTAATACCTTGGATGTGGACGGTTCGACCTCTACCAATGACACCGTGATCGTCATGTCTTCCGGGGCCTCCGGCGTCCAGCCCAGCGAAGAGGAGTTGGATCAGGCAATCCTTGAGGTCTGCGCGGATATTGCGGATCAGCTCCAGGCCGATGCTGAGGGAGTGACAAAGCGCGTAAAGATCACCGTCGAAGGCACGGGCTCTGATGAGCAGGCGCTTAATGCCGCTCGCACCCTGGGGCGGGATAACTTATTCAAGTGCGCCATGTTCGGTTCCGATCCCAACTGGGGCAGGGTACTGGCCGCCGTCGGCATGGCGGATGCGGACATGGATCCGGACAATATCTCCGTCTACTTCAATGACCAGCCGGTATGCGTGCACTCGACGGGCGCGCCCGGAGCCCGCGATGTGGACTTGAGCGGGGCGGATATCGATGTCCGCGTGGATCTCGGCACCGGCGGTGAGGGRACGGCGTTCGTCTACACTACGGACCTGTCCTACTCCTACGTTGAGATCAACTCGGCGTATAGCTCCTAG
- the argB gene encoding acetylglutamate kinase has translation MFPGLNNQERATVLAEALPWLQHFRDKIVVVKYGGNAMVDEELKEAFAADMVFLRTIGAKPVVVHGGGPQINSMLDKLGIEGEFKGGFRVTSPEIMDVVRMVLFGQVGRGLVNLINSHGPYAVGTSGEDAGLFRATKRFVDVEGEATDIGMVGDIVEVNPAAVNDIIEAGRIPVVSTIAPGSDGEVYNINADSAAGALASALGAERLVILTNVEGLYTDWPNKDSLVSKIESDELTGLLPGLSSGMIPKMESCLNAVQGGVSAAHVIDGRIGHSVLLELLTPGGIGTMVLPDDYEKHDYPEGTVFRKDDIA, from the coding sequence ATGTTTCCCGGATTAAATAATCAGGAACGCGCTACGGTGCTGGCTGAAGCCCTGCCATGGCTGCAGCACTTCCGCGATAAAATCGTCGTCGTCAAGTATGGCGGCAACGCCATGGTGGATGAGGAACTCAAGGAAGCCTTTGCGGCGGATATGGTGTTTCTGCGCACCATCGGGGCAAAGCCCGTCGTCGTCCACGGTGGTGGCCCGCAGATCAATTCCATGCTGGATAAGCTCGGCATAGAAGGAGAATTTAAGGGCGGTTTCCGCGTCACCTCACCCGAAATCATGGACGTGGTGCGCATGGTCCTTTTTGGTCAAGTCGGCCGCGGACTGGTGAACCTCATCAACTCGCACGGGCCATACGCCGTGGGCACAAGCGGTGAAGACGCAGGTCTCTTCCGCGCCACCAAGCGCTTTGTGGACGTAGAAGGAGAGGCAACCGATATCGGCATGGTGGGCGATATCGTGGAGGTCAACCCGGCAGCCGTCAATGACATCATCGAGGCCGGCCGCATCCCGGTGGTCTCTACCATCGCGCCAGGATCTGATGGCGAGGTGTATAACATCAACGCCGATAGCGCCGCGGGTGCGCTAGCGAGTGCACTGGGAGCAGAACGCCTGGTCATTTTGACCAACGTGGAAGGCCTTTATACCGACTGGCCAAATAAAGATTCCCTAGTGTCCAAAATCGAAAGCGATGAACTTACCGGACTGCTTCCCGGCCTGAGCTCCGGCATGATTCCCAAGATGGAATCCTGCCTCAACGCCGTGCAGGGCGGGGTTTCCGCGGCGCACGTCATCGATGGACGAATAGGCCATTCCGTGCTCCTTGAGCTTTTAACCCCGGGCGGCATTGGAACGATGGTCCTGCCCGATGATTACGAAAAACATGATTATCCCGAAGGCACAGTGTTTAGGAAGGACGATATCGCATGA
- a CDS encoding acetylornithine transaminase: protein MSMQETLTGRWSETLANTYGQPPLGLVSGEGATLTDENGKTYIDLLAGIAVTSLGYGNAEVADAVAKQSRALVHTSNLFATQPVLDAGAKLIERVGDSEARVFFCNSGSEANEAAFKLARLTGKRRILAAHHGFHGRTMGSLAMTGQPDKQKAFRPLPSGVEFYPYGDIDYLRQLVEQDAADTAAIIFEPIQGETGVIPAPAGFMRAVSDLCDEHGILLIVDEVQAGAGRTGQFFAHELEDISPDVITMAKGLGAGLPIGATITRGRAKDLFQPGSHGTTFGGNPVACAAANVVLDALDEKFLNDVSAKGEYLTQQVKKISGVSNVRGRGLMLGVVLNAPVAREAVKRGFEQGIILNAPSEKILRLXPPLVISQQEIDTALEKLRTVVEELV, encoded by the coding sequence ATGAGCATGCAAGAAACACTAACCGGCCGGTGGTCAGAAACGCTGGCCAATACCTATGGCCAGCCACCGCTAGGCTTGGTGTCCGGGGAGGGCGCCACCCTTACTGATGAAAACGGGAAAACCTACATTGACCTGCTGGCGGGTATCGCCGTTACTTCCTTGGGTTATGGCAATGCGGAGGTAGCAGATGCTGTTGCCAAGCAAAGCCGCGCCCTTGTGCATACCTCCAATCTTTTTGCCACCCAACCCGTGCTAGACGCCGGGGCAAAGCTGATTGAACGGGTGGGCGATAGCGAGGCGCGCGTATTTTTCTGCAACTCCGGATCGGAGGCAAACGAGGCGGCATTCAAACTCGCACGGCTGACCGGTAAGCGGCGCATCCTTGCTGCACACCATGGTTTTCACGGCCGCACGATGGGCTCTTTGGCCATGACTGGGCAGCCCGATAAACAAAAGGCATTCCGCCCACTGCCTAGTGGCGTGGAATTTTACCCCTACGGCGATATCGACTACCTGCGCCAGTTGGTGGAGCAAGATGCCGCGGATACCGCCGCCATAATCTTCGAGCCAATTCAGGGCGAGACCGGGGTCATCCCAGCTCCCGCCGGTTTTATGCGCGCCGTTTCTGATTTATGCGATGAACACGGTATTTTGCTCATCGTCGATGAGGTTCAGGCCGGAGCTGGGCGCACGGGGCAATTCTTTGCCCACGAGCTCGAAGATATTTCCCCCGATGTCATCACCATGGCCAAGGGGTTGGGTGCCGGATTGCCCATCGGCGCCACCATCACCCGCGGTCGCGCCAAGGACTTATTCCAGCCAGGTTCCCATGGGACCACCTTTGGCGGAAACCCCGTGGCGTGTGCGGCGGCCAATGTTGTACTCGATGCCCTCGATGAGAAGTTTTTGAATGATGTCTCCGCAAAGGGCGAGTATTTAACGCAGCAAGTCAAAAAGATTTCCGGGGTCAGCAATGTGCGCGGCCGCGGTCTTATGCTAGGTGTTGTATTAAATGCACCGGTGGCTCGCGAGGCCGTCAAGCGTGGATTTGAGCAGGGGATTATCCTCAATGCCCCGAGCGAGAAGATCCTGCGCCTTMCCCCGCCACTGGTCATTTCCCAGCAGGAAATCGATACTGCCTTGGAAAAGCTACGCACCGTTGTGGAGGAATTAGTATGA
- the argF gene encoding ornithine carbamoyltransferase, whose amino-acid sequence MSLRHFLADDDLSPEEQKEVLDLAVKLKADPFARRPLEGPKTVAVLFDKTSTRTRFSFETGIAHMGGSAITVDSSGTQMGKGESYQDTAAVLSRYVEAIVWRTYAHDNLEQMAETSTVPLVNALSDDLHPCQILADLLTCRENFGDLAGRKAVYLGDGNNNMANSYMIGFATAGMDISIVSPEGFQPRPEFVERARRRGNVTVTDDVEEVSGADVVITDTWVSMGQENDGQDRRTPFLPYQVSKDVMAKAKQDAIFLHCLPAYRGNEVTEEVIDGPQSRVFDEAENRLHAQKALLVWLLDINKENN is encoded by the coding sequence ATGAGCTTGCGCCATTTCTTAGCCGATGATGACCTTAGCCCAGAGGAACAAAAAGAAGTCCTCGATCTCGCGGTTAAACTCAAGGCCGATCCGTTCGCGCGTCGCCCGTTGGAAGGCCCAAAGACGGTAGCCGTCCTTTTTGATAAGACGTCTACGCGCACCCGCTTTTCTTTTGAAACTGGAATCGCGCACATGGGCGGCAGCGCCATTACCGTTGACTCTTCGGGCACGCAGATGGGCAAGGGCGAGTCCTACCAGGATACGGCCGCGGTCCTGTCCCGTTACGTGGAGGCCATCGTCTGGCGTACCTATGCCCACGACAACCTGGAACAGATGGCGGAGACATCGACGGTTCCGCTGGTCAATGCGCTTTCCGATGACCTGCATCCCTGCCAAATCCTGGCTGATCTTCTAACCTGCCGGGAGAACTTTGGCGATCTTGCTGGCCGCAAGGCGGTCTATCTTGGGGATGGCAATAATAATATGGCCAATTCTTATATGATTGGCTTTGCTACCGCAGGCATGGATATTTCCATCGTGTCGCCGGAAGGGTTCCAGCCCCGTCCCGAATTTGTCGAGCGAGCACGGCGGCGCGGCAATGTGACGGTGACCGATGATGTGGAAGAAGTTTCCGGCGCTGATGTGGTAATAACGGATACCTGGGTATCTATGGGACAGGAAAACGATGGCCAGGACAGGCGCACCCCGTTCTTGCCATATCAGGTCTCTAAAGACGTGATGGCTAAGGCAAAGCAAGACGCGATTTTCTTGCACTGCCTGCCGGCCTATCGTGGGAATGAGGTGACCGAAGAGGTTATCGACGGACCGCAGTCCCGGGTTTTTGATGAGGCGGAAAACCGCCTGCACGCCCAAAAGGCACTATTGGTGTGGTTGCTTGATATCAATAAGGAGAACAACTAG